A window of Acinonyx jubatus isolate Ajub_Pintada_27869175 chromosome B2, VMU_Ajub_asm_v1.0, whole genome shotgun sequence genomic DNA:
tttgtggttccatacaaattttaggatttcttgttctagcttcaagaatgctggtgcaattttgattgggattgcattgaatgtgtagattgctttgtgtagtattgacattttaacagtatttatttttctagtccatgagcgtggaatgtttttccatttctttatatcttcttcaatttccttcataagcttggTATAGTTTttagcacacagatcttttacatcttttggtaggtttatttgtaggtattttatgcttcttggtgcaattgtgaatgggatcagtttctttgtctttctgttgcttaattattgttgtataaaaattaaacctatttctgtatgttgattttgtaccttgctactttgctgaattcacgtaccagttctagcagacttttcgtggagtctgtcgggttttccatgtatagtatcacgtcatctgtgaaaagtaaaatttgatgtcttctttgccaatttgcatgccttttatttcatttttttgtctgattgctgatgctaaagTGTTAAACAACACTGTTTAactgattgctgatgctaaacTGTTAAAGAACACTGTTTACAGACCGTtaaacagtgatgagagtggacatccctatcgtgttcctgatttcagggggaaagctctcagtttttccccattgagggtggtattagctgtgggcttttcataaatgacttttatgatgtttaagtatttccttctatcctgacattcttgagggtttttattaagaaaggatgctgaattttggcagatgctttttctgcatctatcgacaggatcatatggttcttatcttttcttttattaatgcgatgtatcccattgattgatttgcaaatattgaaccagccctgcagcccaggaatgaatcccacttgatcatggtgaatagttctttttatatgctgttgaattccatttgctagtatcttgttgaggatttttgcatccatattcatcagggatattggcctgtagttacTTTTTGTTGGGTGTCTGTCTGGATTGGGAATCAATGTAATGCTTCATGGAATGAGACTGGAAGTTTAccttacctttccaatttttggaatagtttgagaaggatatgtattcactttgctttaaatgtctggtagaattccccagggaagccctcTGGTCAGGACTctaatttgttgggagatttttgataaatgattcaatttcttcactagttatgggtctgttcaaattttctatttcttctcatttgagttttggtagtgggtgggtgtttaggaatttgtccatttcttccaggttgtccaatttgttggcatatgatttttcatagtattctatgataattgcttgtatttctgagggattagttataataaatccattttcatttgtgattttatctatttgggtcatctctctttgcgttttgagaagcctggctagtggtttatcaattttattttttcaaagaccaactctttgtttcattgatctgtattgtgtttttggattctatattatttctgctctgctctttattatttatcttcttctgcttggtttggggtgtctttactgttctgcttctatttcctttaggtgtgctgttagattttataattgggatttttcttgtttcttgagataggccgggattgcaatgtattttcctcttaggactgccatTGCTGCATCCAAAAAGGTttggattgtattttcattttaatttgtttccatatatttttaaatttcttctctaatttcctggttgacccattcattctttagtaggatgttctttaacctacatgcttttggagattttccagactttttcctgtggttgatttcatttCATAGCagtgtgatctgaaagtgtgcatggtatgatctcaattctttcatatttatttagggctgttttgtgacccatatgtgatctatcttggagaatgttccatgtacactcgagaagaaggtatattctgttgttttgggatgcggagttctaaatgtatctgtcaagtccatctgtcCAATGTATCATTAGGGCCATTGTTTCTGTATTGATTCTCTGTcttgatgatctgtccattgttgtaagtggagtattaaagtcccatGCATTCTTACCAGtaagttgcttatgtttgtgatttattgttttatatatttgggcactacaaattcggtgcatagacatttgtaattgttagctcttcctggtggatagaccctgtaattatgatataatcctctttttcatctcttgttacaagctttaatttaaagtctagtttttttctgatataaatatggctactctagatttcttttgacttccagtagcatgatagatagttctctatccccttactttcaatctgaaggtgccctcgggtctaaaatgagtcttgtgtagacagcaaatagatgggtcttggttgtttttttttttttttatatccattctgatatgctatgtcttttgattggagcatttagcccatttacattcagtgttattattgaaagataaggGTTTAGAATCCTGTGTtctctgtaggtttcatgcttgtagtgatgtctctggtattcTGTGgttcttgcaacatttcactcacagagtccccttaGAATTTTGTgtagggctggtttggtggtgatgaattctttcagtttttgtttgtttgggaaaacttttatctctgtttctattctgaatgacagacatgttggataaaatattcttggctgcatatttttcctgttcatcacattgaagatttcctgccattcttttctggcctgccaaatttcagtagataggtctgctactacccctatgtgtctacctttgtgtGTTAAGGCCTGTTTATGCctagctgctttcataattctctttatccttgtattttgccagtttcactatgatatgtcatgcagatcgattcaagttatgtctgaagggagttctctgtgcctctttgatttcaatacctgtttccttccccaggttgaGGAAGGTATCAGATATGATTTGATCAAGTATACCttcatcccctttctctctctcttcttcttctggaagtcctatgatatggatattgttccatttggtTGAATCAATTAGTTCTCTAATTCTACTCTTGTGGTCCTGGattttctcatctctctttttctcagcttcctctttttccataatgttatcgtctaattcacctattcttccctctgcctcttcaatccatgctggAACTCtggctgcctccattttgtttggcacctcatttatagcatttttaaattcaccatgactattttttagtctcttgatctgtagcaatagattctctactgtcttctatgcttttttcaaccccagtgattaatttatgacttttattctaaattcttgttcagttttgttgcttaaatctgttttgatcagttctttagctgtcacttcttaTAGGAATttgttttgaggagaattcttccgtttcttATATGCTCTGCATCtgcgagcactgctatattaaagggagGGCATACTGTgtcagggcctggcccttcaggagatgttttttggagagtgttattTGCTGTCTGTTATTGTTACTTTGGGTATTTTActtccctactcatagtgatgttttggaccctctaCCAGGtgttctttgatttgtttctgaAGTAGccctataaaggaaaacaaacagacagacaaacaggaaaaaaaaacatgcaaacaagaaataaatcaaacaaacaaacaaaaacaaaaaactaaaaagaatccaaaagcaaaaaaccgGAAACACTGGCTACAAGTAAGGAACAGGGTGGAGGCAGTCGTGATGGAAGATCACATACAGAGAAATGACAgcagtggggagaaagagaaaagtaaacattgagcaggcagagagactaaaagccttaatccagagagagataaaggaaaataaggaaggaggcagggataaagaaacaaagataaagttacccagatgGAGAAACtttatggcttgattattccagagagagagaaaggaatgtaaagaaGGTGTAGAACaagtatcaagagaatggattaaatatgtctgtttaaacaaaccaataaccagagtaaccagtctagaggagggaagagataagaaggagaaatggggtggagaatatatctatatatcaagaATTGTGctagaattaatccaggcaatgcagcaGTGCTGGTCTCGAGGAGGGGTCCATCTGGTTCCACAGCATCTATCCCGctccagtagataagcagttaccTGGTGCAGAAgggtgtggtttggtgtaggctggtcccgcctccactgtgggcccctcACACTGATCCCTGAGGTCCCatattggtggtggtgggaggaaaATGGCGAcccccccagtctcttctccacgaCTTGGTGTCCCAAATTACTCCTTTGGAGCCATCCTCACTGTGCTGCAAGTACAGATGAGGCTGTCTGTCTCGCTTTGCCAACTCTTTTGCCCCAGAACTTGGATGGGAATTAAACTCCCACTCTGTGTGCCCTGATACTGGGGAAGCACCTCCCGATAAGAGGTCCTAGCTGGTTTTGTGCTGCGCTGCAGCCCTTCAGGGGAGGGAACCAGCTTCTGCACTCCTGTGTACTGCACCCCTGATATATCACTGAACCTGGAggtggctcccctcctccacatGTGTGTGTACAGGGCAATCAGCACCAGTCCGAAGGTGGAATCTGCAGTTAGAGATTATCTAGCCTgcagttagagatgggatccctctcTGTCCTAGTccaaggttttttttctcttgtccagatacagtcctacacttccccagctgctctttctcttccctttgtgtctcctcagaaggggatccctcccctctgttccTAGGCAGCCTGTTTTTTCTCCCCCAGTTTGCAATTGCCCACCTATGGTCTCTCAGGTTGTCCTGGTTTCTCCGTGGTatactcagtctcttttcctcccagactcttggggttcaaagtcctttggcctcagcTCTTCATTGTTTGAAAGACACAGGAAGTacggatccccctacttctctgccatgttggctgTCCCTCAGAAAtcataaatttaaacatattgtGTTTCAATCATTATTCTTAGTGATGCTGATTGCCTCCACTTTGGGAAGTAGACACCCCTTCAAAATGGTTCCTAATTTCCttattccctcttttcttccttccttccttccttccttccttccttccttccttccttcctccctccctccctccctccctccctccctccctccctccttttgtaAGTTGTTTTCCAACACAAAAGCCCTGCTGGCCATATCAGGTGGATAGAAGGGGGTGTTATTTACCATAGAAGTAGCAAGTctgggaagaaataaatgagtgtCCAGTGTAATCCTATATTAAAGTAAACCTTccatgtgaaatattttcttaatatttgtacatatatccATTACTGTATTTAACCACATTTCATAATTGTATATTTGCTTATCTGTGTCCCTGATTAGTCTTGAAGCTTTTTAAGTGTGTGAATTTAGCTTACTTTATGTATCTGCGTCTCTGTCTCCTTGTAGTTTCTGTGTACTTCCTACTTCTTTACAAAGTCCATGCCTAGTACAATCCTAGTACATGGTAAACATCCAATAAATGCCCTTTGCATAAATGAATCAATTCATGTTGGTGAAGGTCAATActatttctctatctctttttgGTCAAACTCATGCCTTTGTTTACCATTTTTCTACATAcagtattctttttattgctctctttacatctttgtttcttaaagtgtAGATTAGAGGGTTAAGGGTGGGTGTGACAATTGTGTAAAAGAGAGTAAGGAACTTCCCCTCATCTTGGGATGTGCTATTCTGTGGCTTCATGTACATATAAACGACTGTTCCATAAAAGAGAGTTACTACTGTGAGGTGGGAACCGCATGTATTAAGGACCTTATGCCACCTTGCTGTTGACTTGATCCTCATGACAGCTTGAGTGATAATTGCATATGAGATGAAAATTATTGATAGAGGTGTTAGAAGAAATATCACTCCAAGAGCAAAGACTACAATCTCAATTACTTTTGAGTAGACACAAGCCATCTTGAGCAAGGCTGGCATCTCACAGAAAAAATTATCGACCTCCCGGTGCCCACATCTTGGCAACTTCAAAGTCAGGGAGCAAAGAATGAAGGCACTACCAAGACCACCTAACCAGGCCGTGAGCACCATCTTCTGGCAAAGCTGAGGGTGCATTATTATTGTGTAGTAAAGAGGTTGACAAACAGCagcatagcggtcataggccatcacagccaagaggagacATTCTGTGGCTCCCAAGTCAAGGGCAAAGAAGAATTGGAGCACACACCCTCCATAGGTAATAGACTTTGTTGGACCCCATAGATTTACCAGCATCTGTGGGATGATGCTAGTTGCATAACAGAGGTCCAGAAAAGACAAATTGGttaggaagaaatacatgggaGTATGGAGCTGGCTGTCTAGGTTAGATACAAGGATGATGGTTGTGTTTCCTACCAGAGTCACAATATAGAAGATGAAGACAATCCCAGAGATGATGTGTTCTAACTGGGGCCAATCAGAAAACCCCAGCAGGATGAAATCTGTCATGGAACTTCTATTGTTTGTGTCCATAGCTCCTTATGAAGGTCTAGAAGGCAATAGTATGGTAATAAAAAATAGTATCATTcttaagtagaaataaaaatttctaaagttTCCCATGAGTATCCCAAGTTCActtctttgtgttctctctcccattTGGAGCACCTCTTTTAACAGTTTCTCTGTGTTCAGTGCCCAAAGCCTCTCTGTTTACTTATAACCAGAGTGGTCCTAAAAATAATATGGTAAACCTAGTCACACTGAATTGTAAGTCATTGAAAAGGCAATATGCCATGACACCTATGGTTATGGGTAATTTGGTtaaatgataaatacataaaattaattatatattttaagagtttcatatattttgacttGTTCATTCTTGAAATTAAGACATTAACATCACTTGGCATGACTTTTACCCCCCATATCAAAGGAGTGGGGTTTGAAGTAAAAAGTTATATAACCTATTATGTTGGGATAAGCGTCACCATTTGGTAGCAGAATCACTTTCCATATTCACTTACAAATGTCTGCATTTTAgccattatcatcaccatcaccaccaaccacctcctccctttcccccttccattCAACATTGCTGACACTGCTGTTCCTGTACCAGCTTTGGTATTATGCACTATACTGTCCTTTTACGGTGCATGAGTTTTTGGTTCCAGGAAAAAATCTTTCTTATTAACCTTTATTTCCATGTACAGAGGCTTTGTGTTTCTTGGAATACCTTTCATGACTGCCAGTACACAATTTAAATAGCCTTACTGATTTGTTTGATTTAATAGTTAAATATTAAACTAATTTCAGAAGCATCTGGTTACCACATACACATAGCACCTCCTTATATTAGCTTCTACTCACCTGGTAATTCAGCAAATTATCAAGATAGATAACTCGAACAAGAAAACTCATTGAACAGTCATTGAATTGGTTTTTCCCATGTAATCTACCAATTAACGAATcctctgtttgttgttgttgtttttttatttttttggaactcTATAGGTAAAATCTCATTTcaattctaaaagaaaagagaaaagggataaagaataaagaataccattctcttcaagtgcacatgggagaTTCTCTGGGATAGATCATacactaggtcacaaatcaggcctcaataagtacaaaaagattgagatcatatgaccacaatgctatgaaatttgaagttaaccacaagaaaaattttggaaaggcTACatatacatggaggttaaacaacaacataataaagaataaatgggtcaacaaggaaaataaaaaatacttggaaagaaaggaaaattaaaacatgatgtccaaggggtgtctaggtggttcagtcgattaagcatctgatttcagctcaggtcatgatctccattcatgaatttgagccccacattgtgttttgtgctgacagctcagagcctggaggcagctttagattctgtgtctccctctctgtgctcctaaccagctcacattctgtgtttctctctctctcaaaaataaataaacgttaaaaaaaaaacaaaaaagccccaaaAACATGATGTCCAAAACTTTtagaatgcagcaaaagctgtcTTACGAGGGAAGTATGTTGCAATACAGTCCTACctcaagaagcaggaaaagtcccaaatacgcaccctaaccttacacctaaaggggatagaaaaaaaacaacaatctaaGCCTAAAGCTAAcgaaagaagggaaataataaagattagagcagaaataaatcatataaaaacttaaaaaaagagaacagagtaaTATATTGAGGAGCTGGTTCCTTGCAAAAGTTAATATAATTGATAAACACCTAGCCCGACTCATCAAAGGGAAAAGAgcaaggacacaaataaatgagatTACTAATGAGAGGGGAGAAAtaacagccaacaccacagaaagggaaacaaatataaaagaatattatgaaaaaatatatatgccaacaaattagacaacttgGAAGTAATGGATAAATtacagaaacatatacactaccaaaaatgaaacaggaggaaatagaaaacttgaacagaatgataatcagaaaagaaattaaattagtaataaaaaatcttgCCCAAACCAAAAATCTGAaaagccagatggctttccaggggaattctaccaaacatataaagaagagttaatacctatttttctaaactattccaaaaattagaaatggaaggaaaacttccaaactgttttatGCAGCCAGAATTACCTAAATTCCAATACTACGAAAAGGCCCCACTTCaaagagaattacagaccaataaccctgatgaacatggatgcaaacattctcaacaaaatagtagccagtaaaattcaacagtacattaaaagaatgattCACTATGATGAAGTGGAATTTTTTCCTGGGTTTCAAGAGTTGttcaatattggcaaatcaatgtgatacaccacattaataaaagggaGCATAAAAACCATATTAGCCTCTGGTTCgcacagaaaaaacatttgacaaagtacaacatccaacatgataaaacccctcaacaaagtagttatagagggaatatacctcgacctcataaaggccatatacaaaagacccacagccaATATCCTCAATGGGCAAAAGCTGAGAGTTTTTCCTATACAGTTAGGAAAATGACAGGAATGTCCACCCTcactactgttatttaacattGCACTGGAGTCCCAGTGTCAGCAattgacaacaaaaagaaataaaaggcattcaaatcaccaaggaagaagttaaactttcactatttttggattacatgatactctatgtagaaaatcttaatGACAGAACTAAAACATTGCTAGAAGTGATATATAAATTCAGTAATATCACAggctacaaaatcaatgtacagaaatctgttgcatttttatacccCAAAAATGagccagcagaaagagaaatcaaggaatcaaatCCCAAATACAATAcataagatacctaagaaataacctaaaaaagaggcaaaagatctgtatgctgaaaactataaaacaattatgaaagaaattgaagatgacacaaggtaatataaaaatattccctgctcatggattggaagtacaaatattgttaaaatgtctatacaacccaaaacaatctacacaattaaggcaatgcctatcaaaataaccACAGCGTTTTTCACAAAAGTTGAAACAGTCCTATAATTTGTATGGACCACAAAAGACTTTGaagccaaaacagtcttgaacAAGCAAAGTAAAACtgtaggcatcacaatcccggtcTTTAAGTTATCTTACAAGCTGTGGTGACCAAGatagtatggcactggcacaaaaacagacgcataAATCAATGGAACGAAATAGAACACCTTgtagaaaaccaaagctggaagcatcacaatcccagacttcaagctgtattacaaagttgtaatcatcacgtcagtatggtactggcacaaaaacagacactcagatcaatggaacagaatagagaacccagaaattaatccacaaacgtatggccaactaatctttgacaaagcaggaaagagtatccaatggaataaagacagtctcttcagcaagtggtgctgggaaaactgggctgcgacatgcagaaaaatgaacctggaccactttcttacaccatacacaaaaatagactcaaaatggatgaaagacctaaacgtaagacaggaagccaggaaaatcctcgaggagaaagcaggcaaaatctCTTTGACTTCGgccccagcaacttcttactcagcacatctccataagcaaaggaaacaagaacaaaaatgaactatttggagctcatcaaaataaaaagcttctgcacagcgaaggaaacaatcagaaaaactaaaaggcaactgatgaaatggaagaagatatttgcaaatgacttatcagataaagggttagtatcaaaaatctataaagaacttctcaaactcaacagccaaagaacaaataatccaatgaagaaatgggcaaaatacatgaatagacacttctccaaggaagacatccagatggccaaccaacacatgaaaaaatgctcaacaccactcatcctcagggaaatacaaatcaaaaccacaatgagatcccaccttacacctgtcagaagggctaacattAACTCAGGCAATGActgatgttggcgaggatgcaaaatgaggatctctttggcactgctgatgggaatacaaactggtgtagccactctggaaaacagtatggaggttcctaaaaaaattaaaaatagaactaacctatgacccagcaattgcactactaggtgtttatccaggggatacagttgtgctgtttcacaggggcacatgcacccccatgttcatagcagcgctatcaacaatagccaaagtatgtaaagagcccaaatgtccatcaatggatgaatggataaagaagatgtggtatatatatacaatggagtattactcggcaatcaaaaacaacgaaatcttgtcatttgcaactatgtggatggaactagatggtaTCATGGTAAGCGAAATTcatcagtcatagaaagacaaaaatcatatgacttcactcatatgaggaatttaagatacaaaacagatgaacataaggggagggaagcaaaataatataaaaacaaggagggggacaaaacataagagactcaaatatagagaacaaacagagggttgctggaggggttgtgggatgggagacgggctaaatggataaggggcattaaggaatctactcctgaaatcatttttgtactatatgctaacca
This region includes:
- the LOC106985143 gene encoding olfactory receptor 2W1-like, producing MDTNNRSSMTDFILLGFSDWPQLEHIISGIVFIFYIVTLVGNTTIILVSNLDSQLHTPMYFFLTNLSFLDLCYATSIIPQMLVNLWGPTKSITYGGCVLQFFFALDLGATECLLLAVMAYDRYAAVCQPLYYTIIMHPQLCQKMVLTAWLGGLGSAFILCSLTLKLPRCGHREVDNFFCEMPALLKMACVYSKVIEIVVFALGVIFLLTPLSIIFISYAIITQAVMRIKSTARWHKVLNTCGSHLTVVTLFYGTVVYMYMKPQNSTSQDEGKFLTLFYTIVTPTLNPLIYTLRNKDVKRAIKRILYVEKW